A section of the Salvelinus fontinalis isolate EN_2023a chromosome 33, ASM2944872v1, whole genome shotgun sequence genome encodes:
- the LOC129832075 gene encoding solute carrier family 13 member 2-like isoform X2: protein MVVCLTGLWRYRNYLIIFLIPLLILPLPLIVGGPEASCGFVIILMALYWCTECMPLAVTGLLPVILFPMMGIMESSEVCNQYMKDSNMLFIGGLLVAIAVEYWNLHKRIALRVLLLVGVRPALLMMGFMGTTAFLSMWISNTASTAMMLPIANAVLKQLCDTEAQAEEREMDLMAIRGGGTGTGVPKGQENQAFEMGDKEKSITIEPEPEVEECLEVRERRLKREAKYLNLDKGMSLSVCYAASIGGTATLTGTTPNLILKGQVDELFPGNGDIINFASWFGFSFPNMVLMLIISWLWLQFMYLGCNMKKSFGCGMNKDGDKEAYGVMKNEYKKLGSMCFAEGCVLVLFVLLVLLWFTREPGFMPGWATVLFNKDRPYVTDGTVAILMSTLFFMIPAQLPRCGGYSEDGKPLKAPPTLLNWDVVQEKMPWNILLLLGGGFALARGSEVSGLSQWLGESLAPLQSIPPFAISFLLCLLTATFTECSSNVATTTLFLPILASMAVAIKLHPLYVMLPCTICASLAFMLPVATPPNAIAFSYGNLKVMDMAKAGFVLNIVGVITINIALNTWGAAMFNLNTFPDWANVTTIHTP from the exons ATGGtggtgtgtctgactggactatgGAGGTATCGGAATTACCTGATCATATTCCTCATCCCTCTGTTGATTCTACCTTTACCCCTAATAGTTGGGGGAccg GAGGCTAGTTGTGGCTTTGTAATCATCCTGATGGCCCTGTACTGGTGTACAGAGTGTATGCCTCTGGCTGTGACCGGTCTGCTGCCTGTCATCCTCTTCCCTATGATGGGCATCATGGAGTCAAGCGAG GTGTGTAACCAGTACATGAAGGACTCTAACATGCTGTTCATCGGAGGGCTGTTGGTGGCTATAGCTGTGGAATACTGGAACCTTCACAAACGCATCGCCCTCAGAGTACTGCTCCTAGTAGGGGTGAGGCCTGCTCT TCTGATGATGGGCTTCATGGGCACCACAGCCTTCCTGTCCATGTGGATCAGTAACACAGCCTCCACTGCCATGATGCTGCCCATCGCTAACGCCGTGCTGAAGCAGCTGTGTGACACTGAGGCccaggcagaggagagggagatggaccTGATGGCCATCAGGGGGGgcgggactgggactggggtacCTAAGGGCCAGGAAAACCAGGCCTTTGAGATGGGTGACAAGGAAAAAAGTATTACCATAG AGCCCGAGCCAGAGGTGGAGGAGTGCCTGGAGGTAAGGGAGAGGAGGCTGAAGAGGGAGGCTAAGTACCTGAACCTGGATAAAGGTATGAGTCTCAGTGTGTGTTACGCTGCCAGCATCGGAGGAACAGCCACCCTCACTGGCACCACCCCGAACCTCATCCTCAAGGGACAGGTCGACGA GCTGTTCCCAGGAAATGGAGACATCATCAACTTTGCCAGCTGGTTTGGTTTCTCCTTCCCCAACATGGTTCTGATGCTGATCATCTCCTGGCTGTGGCTGCAGTTTATGTACCTGGGCTGCAA CATGAAGAAGTCGTTTGGCTGCGGGATGAATAAAGATGGTGACAAGGAGGCGTACGGGGTGATGAAGAATGAGTATAAGAAGCTGGGCAGTATGTGCTTCGCTGAGGGCTGTGTTCTGGTGCTGTTTGTTCTGCTGGTCCTGCTCTGGTTCACCAGAGAACCAGGCTTCATGCCCGGCTGGGCCACTGTGCTCTTCAACAAGGACAGACC GTACGTCACCGATGGCACGGTGGCCATCCTGATGTCAACACTGTTCTTTATGATCCCAGCCCAACTACCCAGATGTGGCGGGTACTCTGAggatg GAAAGCCACTGAAGGCCCCTCCCACCCTGCTGAACTGGGACGTGGTCCAAGAGAAGATGCCGTGGAACATTCTCCTGCTACTGGGAGGAGGCTTCGCTCTGGCCCGGGGAAGCGAG GTGTCTGGTCTGTCTCAGTGGCTAGGAGAAAGTCTGGCCCCCCTGCAGTCCATCCCTCCCTTTGCCATTTCCTTCCTCCTGTGTCTACTCACCGCCACATTCACTGAGTGCTCCAGTAATGTAGCTACTACCACACTGTTCCTGCCTATACTGGCCTCTATG GCCGTAGCCATTAAGCTCCACCCACTGTACGTCATGCTGCCCTGCACCATCTGTGCCTCGCTGGCCTTCATGTTGCCGGTGGCCACGCCCCCTAATGCCATCGCCTTCTCTTATGGCAACCTCAAAGTCATGGACATG GCGAAGGCTGGATTTGTTCTGAACATTGTTGGTGTCATCACCATCAACATCGCACTGAACACCTGGGGAGCAGCCATGTTCAATCTCAACACCTTCCCTGACTGGGCCAATGTTACCACCATACACACTCCCTGA
- the LOC129832075 gene encoding solute carrier family 13 member 2-like isoform X1, producing MVVCLTGLWRYRNYLIIFLIPLLILPLPLIVGGPEASCGFVIILMALYWCTECMPLAVTGLLPVILFPMMGIMESSEVCNQYMKDSNMLFIGGLLVAIAVEYWNLHKRIALRVLLLVGVRPALLMMGFMGTTAFLSMWISNTASTAMMLPIANAVLKQLCDTEAQAEEREMDLMAIRGGGTGTGVPKGQENQAFEMGDKEKSITIVAAKYTKDVKPRENGVKLEPEPEVEECLEVRERRLKREAKYLNLDKGMSLSVCYAASIGGTATLTGTTPNLILKGQVDELFPGNGDIINFASWFGFSFPNMVLMLIISWLWLQFMYLGCNMKKSFGCGMNKDGDKEAYGVMKNEYKKLGSMCFAEGCVLVLFVLLVLLWFTREPGFMPGWATVLFNKDRPYVTDGTVAILMSTLFFMIPAQLPRCGGYSEDGKPLKAPPTLLNWDVVQEKMPWNILLLLGGGFALARGSEVSGLSQWLGESLAPLQSIPPFAISFLLCLLTATFTECSSNVATTTLFLPILASMAVAIKLHPLYVMLPCTICASLAFMLPVATPPNAIAFSYGNLKVMDMAKAGFVLNIVGVITINIALNTWGAAMFNLNTFPDWANVTTIHTP from the exons ATGGtggtgtgtctgactggactatgGAGGTATCGGAATTACCTGATCATATTCCTCATCCCTCTGTTGATTCTACCTTTACCCCTAATAGTTGGGGGAccg GAGGCTAGTTGTGGCTTTGTAATCATCCTGATGGCCCTGTACTGGTGTACAGAGTGTATGCCTCTGGCTGTGACCGGTCTGCTGCCTGTCATCCTCTTCCCTATGATGGGCATCATGGAGTCAAGCGAG GTGTGTAACCAGTACATGAAGGACTCTAACATGCTGTTCATCGGAGGGCTGTTGGTGGCTATAGCTGTGGAATACTGGAACCTTCACAAACGCATCGCCCTCAGAGTACTGCTCCTAGTAGGGGTGAGGCCTGCTCT TCTGATGATGGGCTTCATGGGCACCACAGCCTTCCTGTCCATGTGGATCAGTAACACAGCCTCCACTGCCATGATGCTGCCCATCGCTAACGCCGTGCTGAAGCAGCTGTGTGACACTGAGGCccaggcagaggagagggagatggaccTGATGGCCATCAGGGGGGgcgggactgggactggggtacCTAAGGGCCAGGAAAACCAGGCCTTTGAGATGGGTGACAAGGAAAAAAGTATTACCATAG TTGCTGCTAAATATACAAAGGATGTCAAGCCCAGGGAGAATGGGGTCAAGTTAG AGCCCGAGCCAGAGGTGGAGGAGTGCCTGGAGGTAAGGGAGAGGAGGCTGAAGAGGGAGGCTAAGTACCTGAACCTGGATAAAGGTATGAGTCTCAGTGTGTGTTACGCTGCCAGCATCGGAGGAACAGCCACCCTCACTGGCACCACCCCGAACCTCATCCTCAAGGGACAGGTCGACGA GCTGTTCCCAGGAAATGGAGACATCATCAACTTTGCCAGCTGGTTTGGTTTCTCCTTCCCCAACATGGTTCTGATGCTGATCATCTCCTGGCTGTGGCTGCAGTTTATGTACCTGGGCTGCAA CATGAAGAAGTCGTTTGGCTGCGGGATGAATAAAGATGGTGACAAGGAGGCGTACGGGGTGATGAAGAATGAGTATAAGAAGCTGGGCAGTATGTGCTTCGCTGAGGGCTGTGTTCTGGTGCTGTTTGTTCTGCTGGTCCTGCTCTGGTTCACCAGAGAACCAGGCTTCATGCCCGGCTGGGCCACTGTGCTCTTCAACAAGGACAGACC GTACGTCACCGATGGCACGGTGGCCATCCTGATGTCAACACTGTTCTTTATGATCCCAGCCCAACTACCCAGATGTGGCGGGTACTCTGAggatg GAAAGCCACTGAAGGCCCCTCCCACCCTGCTGAACTGGGACGTGGTCCAAGAGAAGATGCCGTGGAACATTCTCCTGCTACTGGGAGGAGGCTTCGCTCTGGCCCGGGGAAGCGAG GTGTCTGGTCTGTCTCAGTGGCTAGGAGAAAGTCTGGCCCCCCTGCAGTCCATCCCTCCCTTTGCCATTTCCTTCCTCCTGTGTCTACTCACCGCCACATTCACTGAGTGCTCCAGTAATGTAGCTACTACCACACTGTTCCTGCCTATACTGGCCTCTATG GCCGTAGCCATTAAGCTCCACCCACTGTACGTCATGCTGCCCTGCACCATCTGTGCCTCGCTGGCCTTCATGTTGCCGGTGGCCACGCCCCCTAATGCCATCGCCTTCTCTTATGGCAACCTCAAAGTCATGGACATG GCGAAGGCTGGATTTGTTCTGAACATTGTTGGTGTCATCACCATCAACATCGCACTGAACACCTGGGGAGCAGCCATGTTCAATCTCAACACCTTCCCTGACTGGGCCAATGTTACCACCATACACACTCCCTGA
- the LOC129832075 gene encoding solute carrier family 13 member 2-like isoform X3 has protein sequence MMGFMGTTAFLSMWISNTASTAMMLPIANAVLKQLCDTEAQAEEREMDLMAIRGGGTGTGVPKGQENQAFEMGDKEKSITIVAAKYTKDVKPRENGVKLEPEPEVEECLEVRERRLKREAKYLNLDKGMSLSVCYAASIGGTATLTGTTPNLILKGQVDELFPGNGDIINFASWFGFSFPNMVLMLIISWLWLQFMYLGCNMKKSFGCGMNKDGDKEAYGVMKNEYKKLGSMCFAEGCVLVLFVLLVLLWFTREPGFMPGWATVLFNKDRPYVTDGTVAILMSTLFFMIPAQLPRCGGYSEDGKPLKAPPTLLNWDVVQEKMPWNILLLLGGGFALARGSEVSGLSQWLGESLAPLQSIPPFAISFLLCLLTATFTECSSNVATTTLFLPILASMAVAIKLHPLYVMLPCTICASLAFMLPVATPPNAIAFSYGNLKVMDMAKAGFVLNIVGVITINIALNTWGAAMFNLNTFPDWANVTTIHTP, from the exons ATGATGGGCTTCATGGGCACCACAGCCTTCCTGTCCATGTGGATCAGTAACACAGCCTCCACTGCCATGATGCTGCCCATCGCTAACGCCGTGCTGAAGCAGCTGTGTGACACTGAGGCccaggcagaggagagggagatggaccTGATGGCCATCAGGGGGGgcgggactgggactggggtacCTAAGGGCCAGGAAAACCAGGCCTTTGAGATGGGTGACAAGGAAAAAAGTATTACCATAG TTGCTGCTAAATATACAAAGGATGTCAAGCCCAGGGAGAATGGGGTCAAGTTAG AGCCCGAGCCAGAGGTGGAGGAGTGCCTGGAGGTAAGGGAGAGGAGGCTGAAGAGGGAGGCTAAGTACCTGAACCTGGATAAAGGTATGAGTCTCAGTGTGTGTTACGCTGCCAGCATCGGAGGAACAGCCACCCTCACTGGCACCACCCCGAACCTCATCCTCAAGGGACAGGTCGACGA GCTGTTCCCAGGAAATGGAGACATCATCAACTTTGCCAGCTGGTTTGGTTTCTCCTTCCCCAACATGGTTCTGATGCTGATCATCTCCTGGCTGTGGCTGCAGTTTATGTACCTGGGCTGCAA CATGAAGAAGTCGTTTGGCTGCGGGATGAATAAAGATGGTGACAAGGAGGCGTACGGGGTGATGAAGAATGAGTATAAGAAGCTGGGCAGTATGTGCTTCGCTGAGGGCTGTGTTCTGGTGCTGTTTGTTCTGCTGGTCCTGCTCTGGTTCACCAGAGAACCAGGCTTCATGCCCGGCTGGGCCACTGTGCTCTTCAACAAGGACAGACC GTACGTCACCGATGGCACGGTGGCCATCCTGATGTCAACACTGTTCTTTATGATCCCAGCCCAACTACCCAGATGTGGCGGGTACTCTGAggatg GAAAGCCACTGAAGGCCCCTCCCACCCTGCTGAACTGGGACGTGGTCCAAGAGAAGATGCCGTGGAACATTCTCCTGCTACTGGGAGGAGGCTTCGCTCTGGCCCGGGGAAGCGAG GTGTCTGGTCTGTCTCAGTGGCTAGGAGAAAGTCTGGCCCCCCTGCAGTCCATCCCTCCCTTTGCCATTTCCTTCCTCCTGTGTCTACTCACCGCCACATTCACTGAGTGCTCCAGTAATGTAGCTACTACCACACTGTTCCTGCCTATACTGGCCTCTATG GCCGTAGCCATTAAGCTCCACCCACTGTACGTCATGCTGCCCTGCACCATCTGTGCCTCGCTGGCCTTCATGTTGCCGGTGGCCACGCCCCCTAATGCCATCGCCTTCTCTTATGGCAACCTCAAAGTCATGGACATG GCGAAGGCTGGATTTGTTCTGAACATTGTTGGTGTCATCACCATCAACATCGCACTGAACACCTGGGGAGCAGCCATGTTCAATCTCAACACCTTCCCTGACTGGGCCAATGTTACCACCATACACACTCCCTGA
- the LOC129832075 gene encoding solute carrier family 13 member 2-like isoform X4 yields MVVCLTGLWRYRNYLIIFLIPLLILPLPLIVGGPEASCGFVIILMALYWCTECMPLAVTGLLPVILFPMMGIMESSEVCNQYMKDSNMLFIGGLLVAIAVEYWNLHKRIALRVLLLVGVRPALLMMGFMGTTAFLSMWISNTASTAMMLPIANAVLKQLCDTEAQAEEREMDLMAIRGGGTGTGVPKGQENQAFEMGDKEKSITIVAAKYTKDVKPRENGVKLEPEPEVEECLEVRERRLKREAKYLNLDKGMSLSVCYAASIGGTATLTGTTPNLILKGQVDELFPGNGDIINFASWFGFSFPNMVLMLIISWLWLQFMYLGCNMKKSFGCGMNKDGDKEAYGVMKNEYKKLGSMCFAEGCVLVLFVLLVLLWFTREPGFMPGWATVLFNKDRPYVTDGTVAILMSTLFFMIPAQLPRCGGYSEDGKPLKAPPTLLNWDVVQEKMPWNILLLLGGGFALARGSEVPSVCRCLVCLSG; encoded by the exons ATGGtggtgtgtctgactggactatgGAGGTATCGGAATTACCTGATCATATTCCTCATCCCTCTGTTGATTCTACCTTTACCCCTAATAGTTGGGGGAccg GAGGCTAGTTGTGGCTTTGTAATCATCCTGATGGCCCTGTACTGGTGTACAGAGTGTATGCCTCTGGCTGTGACCGGTCTGCTGCCTGTCATCCTCTTCCCTATGATGGGCATCATGGAGTCAAGCGAG GTGTGTAACCAGTACATGAAGGACTCTAACATGCTGTTCATCGGAGGGCTGTTGGTGGCTATAGCTGTGGAATACTGGAACCTTCACAAACGCATCGCCCTCAGAGTACTGCTCCTAGTAGGGGTGAGGCCTGCTCT TCTGATGATGGGCTTCATGGGCACCACAGCCTTCCTGTCCATGTGGATCAGTAACACAGCCTCCACTGCCATGATGCTGCCCATCGCTAACGCCGTGCTGAAGCAGCTGTGTGACACTGAGGCccaggcagaggagagggagatggaccTGATGGCCATCAGGGGGGgcgggactgggactggggtacCTAAGGGCCAGGAAAACCAGGCCTTTGAGATGGGTGACAAGGAAAAAAGTATTACCATAG TTGCTGCTAAATATACAAAGGATGTCAAGCCCAGGGAGAATGGGGTCAAGTTAG AGCCCGAGCCAGAGGTGGAGGAGTGCCTGGAGGTAAGGGAGAGGAGGCTGAAGAGGGAGGCTAAGTACCTGAACCTGGATAAAGGTATGAGTCTCAGTGTGTGTTACGCTGCCAGCATCGGAGGAACAGCCACCCTCACTGGCACCACCCCGAACCTCATCCTCAAGGGACAGGTCGACGA GCTGTTCCCAGGAAATGGAGACATCATCAACTTTGCCAGCTGGTTTGGTTTCTCCTTCCCCAACATGGTTCTGATGCTGATCATCTCCTGGCTGTGGCTGCAGTTTATGTACCTGGGCTGCAA CATGAAGAAGTCGTTTGGCTGCGGGATGAATAAAGATGGTGACAAGGAGGCGTACGGGGTGATGAAGAATGAGTATAAGAAGCTGGGCAGTATGTGCTTCGCTGAGGGCTGTGTTCTGGTGCTGTTTGTTCTGCTGGTCCTGCTCTGGTTCACCAGAGAACCAGGCTTCATGCCCGGCTGGGCCACTGTGCTCTTCAACAAGGACAGACC GTACGTCACCGATGGCACGGTGGCCATCCTGATGTCAACACTGTTCTTTATGATCCCAGCCCAACTACCCAGATGTGGCGGGTACTCTGAggatg GAAAGCCACTGAAGGCCCCTCCCACCCTGCTGAACTGGGACGTGGTCCAAGAGAAGATGCCGTGGAACATTCTCCTGCTACTGGGAGGAGGCTTCGCTCTGGCCCGGGGAAGCGAGGTACCGTCTGTCTGTAG GTGTCTGGTCTGTCTCAGTGGCTAG
- the slc46a1 gene encoding proton-coupled folate transporter: MEDPDTRAILPEDTLSSVDDDIPINDTFCNHEEVENKGHICYRRPPFACPLSVSVEPVLFLSMFSLSLQWPLSTQYLWDRISEDVGYNGTKGGGCANTSGSPDPLQKEVETLTAHWNLYINLGGFAVGLFVVTLLGSWSDQGGRRLVLILPSLGLALQAGVYLLVMYLKLPVAWFLLGRLLSGLSGDFNTILAGCFAYVADTSDRGSRTFRVAVLEACLGLAGMLASIIGGQWRRAQGYINPFWLVLATNLAAALYAYLFVPESVTPDPSAKLFTTRHHRAVYRLYSALGDPTEVGSYTKWRRYKLWLYIFCFFLVVTVHFGSRELYVLYELSSPLCWGPGLIGWGSAAQNLAYLSSLLGLRTLQRCLEDSWVSLVGLASNMTGLVVISLANTTELMFTGYGLCFLYMAATPVLRAKLSKLVGPEEQGALFASVACVEGLCSLVASSLFNSLYPATLHIMKGFPFLFGALLLLIPTGIIGIVECRDQRTDRREDSATS, from the exons ATGGAAGATCCGGACACCAGAGCAATTCTTCCCGAAGATACTCTATCGTCTGTAGACGACGACATACCGATAAATGACACATTTTGTAATCACGAGGAGGTTGAGAATAAGGGACACATTTGCTATAGACGGCCGCCGTTCGCTTGCCCGCTTTCGGTTTCTGTTGAACCCGTGTTGTTCTTATCGATGTTCTCGCTGTCTCTTCAGTGGCCGCTGTCTACGCAGTACCTATGGGACCGCATCAGTGAAGACGTGGGTTACAACGGAACAAAAGGAGGAGGATGTGCCAACACTTCTGGGTCCCCAGACCCACTTCAAAAG GAGGTAGAGACCCTGACAGCCCACTGGAACCTGTACATCAACTTGGGAGGATTTGCAGTGGGGCTGTTTGTGGTGACTCTGCTTGGCTCCTGGAGTGACCAGGGGGGCCGGCGGCTCGTGCTCATCCTGCCCAGCCTGGGTCTGGCCCTGCAGGCTGGAGTCTACCTGCTGGTCATGTACCTCAAGCTGCCCGTGGCCTGGTTCCTCCTGGGCAGGCTGCTCTCAGGCCTCTCAG GTGACTTCAACACCATCCTGGCAGGCTGCTTTGCCTATGTGGCTGACACCAGCGACAGGGGCTCCCGGACGTTCAGGGTGGCAGTGCTGGAGGCCTGTCTGGGACTGGCTGGCATGCTGGCCAGTATCATAGGGGGGCAGTGGCGGCGGGCACAAGG GTACATTAACCCATTCTGGCTGGTGCTGGCCACTAACCTGGCTGCTGCCCTCTATGCCTACCTGTTTGTACCTGAGTCCGTCACCCCTGACCCCAGCGCCAAACTCTTTACCACCCGTCACCACCGCGCCGTCTACCGCCTCTACTCTGCACTAGGCGACCCCACCGAGGTCGGCAGTTACACAAAATGGAGGAGGTACAAACTGTGGCTATACATCTTCTGCTTCTTCCTGGTGGTGACGGTCCACTTTGGCAGCCGCGAGCTGTATGTTCTATATGAGCTGAGCTCTCCCCTGTGCTGGGGCCCAGGGCTGATCGGCTGGGGGTCTGCAGCCCAGAACCTGGCCTACCTCAGCAGCCTTCTGGGGTTGAGGACCTTGCAGCGATGCCTAGAGGACTCCTGGGTGTCTCTGGTGGGACTGGCCTCAAACATGACCGGCCTGGTGGTCATCTCACTGGCCAACACTACTGAACTCATGTTCACAG GCTATGGGCTGTGCTTCCTCTACATGGCAGCCACTCCAGTCCTCAGGGCCAAGCTGTCCAAGCTGGTGGGGCCTGAAGAACAAG gtgcGTTGTTTGCGTCGGTGGCCTGTGTGGAGGGGCTGTGTTCCTTGGTGGCCAGCAGCCTCTTTAACTCTCTCTACCCAGCCACCCTGCACATCATGAAGGGATTCCCCTTCCTGTTCggagccctcctcctcctcatccccacAGGGATCATTGG GATAGTTGAGTGTCGGGATCAGAGGACAGACAGAAGAGAGGACTCTGCAACATcctga